A window of [Ruminococcus] lactaris ATCC 29176 genomic DNA:
TAGTCAAGCTCTGTCTCAACATATGTAAATCCGTTGATACGTGCAATGATCTGAGCAGCGTCTTTTCCAAGACCGTTCAGGATAACACGAAGAGGTTTCTTACGAACCTTATTTGCTTTCTCTGCGATACCGATTGCACCCTCTGCTGCTGCGAATGACTCGTGTCCAGCCAGGAATGCGAAGCACTCTGTATCCTCTTCAAGAAGCATCTTTCCAAGGTTACCATGTCCAAGACCAACTTTTCTCTGATCTGCAACAGATCCCGGAATACAGAAAGACTGAAGTCCCTCTCCGATTGCTGCTGCTGCGTCTGCTGCCTTTGTACATCCCTTTTTGATTGCGATAGCTGCACCTACAGTGTAAGCCCATTTTGCGTTCTCAAAACAGATTGGCTGGATTCCCTCGATCATCTTGTAAACATCAAGACCGGCTGCTTTCGTTACTTCAGCAGCTTCTTCGATGGAGTTGATTCCATACTCAGCAAGTTTTGCAAGAATCTGTTTCTCTCTTCTTTCATATGATTCAAATAATGCCATTGAAATAGTCCTCCTTACTCTTTTCTCGGGTCAATGATCTTAACAGCATCGTCAACACGTCCATACTGTCCTTTTGCTTTTTCAAGAGCAACAGCAGGCTCGTCTCCGGCTTTGATGAAATCCATCATCTTGCCAAAGTTTACGAACTGATATCCGATGATCTCATCATCTTCATTCAGTGCGATTCCTGTTACATAACCATCTGTCATCTCAAGATAACGAGGTCCCTTTTTCAGTGTACCGTACATTGTACCAACCTGTGAACGAAGTCCTTTTCCAAGGTCTTCCAGTCCTGCTCCGATCGGAAGTCCGTCCTCTGAGAATGCACTCTGAGTTCTTCCGTAAACGATCTGAAGGAACAGTTCTCTCATAGCTGTATTGATCGCATCACAGACAAGGTCTGTATTCAGTGCTTCAAGAAGTGTTCTTCCCGGAAGGATCTCAGAAGCCATAGCTGCGGAATGAGTCATTCCTGAACATCCGATTGTCTCAACAAGTGCCTCCTGGATGATTCCGTCTTTTACGTTCAGTGTCAGCTTACAAGTACCCTGCTGTGGAGCACACCAGCCTACACCATGCGTAAGTCCGGAGATATCTTTGATTTCTTTTGCCTTTACCCATTTAGCTTCTTCTGGAATTGGAGCTGCGCCATGGTTTACGCCCTGGGCTACCGGACACATCATTTCTACTTCGTGTGAATAAATCATGTTAATACTCCTTTCAATATGTATGATTTTCTTCGTATACGGTACACTTTTTCGCACTAAAAAGGGCTCAGAGAACCCTTTCTTCCTATGCATGATACTCTTCCTGTTCACCGTGGCACACCTGTCTGCCCCGGATGCCTGTACCATAGAAAAAGGTGTGCCACCTGCCGCACACTTTTCTCATTGCACCATATGTATTTATTTTCGCACAATTTACCTCATTCGTCAATCATTACTTTGACAAGATTTTCACTAAGAAATGCCAGATTTTTTATAAATCTGACATTTTCCACCCTTACTCTTCTGTAAGCAATCTTTCTTTTAATATTTCAAGTGCCGTTTCTACTGTATGCAGCCGGTTTTCCATCCGGTTTCCCGTAAACCGGCATTCTTTCACTGTAGTCTTTCCATTCAGATAACAGCCGATATAAACCAGTCCCACCGGTTTTTCCGCTGTTCCGCCTCCCGGACCGGCAATCCCGGTGGCACTCAGTGCAGCTTCTGCTTTTGCTGCCCTTGCTGCCCCTTCTGCCATCTCCCGTGCAGTCTGTTCACTGACTGCTCCAAACTGCCCCAGAGTCTGATGTGAGACCCTCACCAGACGTTCTTTTGCCTCATTGGAATAAGTAACATATCCTTCATTCAGTACCTCCGATGCTCCGGCAACATTGACCAGAGTGCCTGCGATCATCCCACCGGTACAAGATTCTGCCGTCGTTATATGGAATCCTTTTTCTGCCAGAAGTTCAACCACAGTCTCTTCCAGCGTCTTTTCTCCTGCAGCCTGCTCCTTTAAATACCATTCCAGATACATCTGTTACATGCCTCCCTGCGTCAGAACCTGTCTGTTCGTCCATACATAATCAATCAGTGAAATGATCGTCAGGGCAAGAGCCAGCCAGATCAGGATCTGTCCGATCAGATCAAAAGCTCCTCCAAGATCCGCGATCAGTACAATGATCATCGCCATCTGAGATACGGTCTTAAATTTTCCCCAGTAATTTGCTGCGATCACAATTCCGTTGTCTGATGCAACCAGCCGGAATCCACTGATGATAAATTCTCTTGCAATGATAACAATCACGATCGCTGTCGGCAGCTTTCCTGAAGGGATCAGGCAGATCATTGCGGAGCATACCAGCAGCTTATCTGCCAGCGGATCCATAAATTTTCCAAAATTCGTCACAAGATTATACTTTCTTGCAATCTTTCCGTCCAGCATATCTGTCAGACTTGCAATCACAAAAATTGCCAGAGCAATCCACTTATTTGCCGCCCCTCCTACGTCCGTCAGCATAAAAAACACAAAAAATGGTACCATGATCACCCGTAATACTGTCAGCTTATTTGGTAAATTCATAATAACTCTCCTATCAAATCATAATCCAAAGCACCTGTTACTTTTACTCTTGCGAAATCACCTGAAAGTAACTCTTCATCTGTATTGATAAAAATCAATCCGTCAACATTCGGAGCGTCTCTGTAAGTTCTTCCGACATATGCATTTTCATCAGCAACTTTTCCTTCGATCATAACCAGAACCTCTCTTCCGATCATGTCTTCCGCCTTGTCAAATGCGATCTCCTGCTGCAGTTCCATGATCTCTGCCTGCCGGTCTTCTTTTACTTCTTCTTCGATCTGCTCCGGCATTCCTGCTGCCGGTGTATCCTCTTCCGGCGAATAAGTAAAGACTCCCAGACGGTCAAACTCCATCTCGTCCACAAACTGCATCAGTTCTTCATGCTGTTCTGCGGTTTCTCCCGGGAATCCTGTGATCAGTGTTGTACGCAGACAGATATCAGGAATCTCACTTCTCAGCTTTTCCACTATATGAACCAGTTCCTGCTTCGTAGTCCTTCTGCCCATCCGCTTCAGAATCGTATCATTCGCATGCTGGATCGGAAGATCAAGATAATGGCAGACTTTCGGTTCTTCCTTCATCACCTGGATCAGTTCATCTGTAATCTCTTCCGGATAACAGTATAAAATACGGATCCATCGGATTCCGCTGATATTACACAATTCTTTGACCAGCTTATGCAGTGACTTTTCTCCATAAAGATCCTTTCCATACAGCGTCGTCTCCTGTGCCACAAGGATCAGCTCTTTTACCCCCTGCTCTGCCAGTTCCCTGGCTTCATTCACAAGACGCTCCATCGGAACACTCCTATAATTTCCTCTTACTTTTGGAATAATACAATATGTGCAATGCTTGTCACATCCCTCTGCGATCTTCAGATAGGCAAAATGTCCTCCGGTTGTAACAAGACGCTTTGTCTCCGGCAGTGGCAGTGCATCAATATCCGAAAGGATCACTTCCTGATTTCCTTCAAGTGCTGCATCTACCGCATCCAGTATTTTATCATATGCCGTCGTTCCAAGTACTTCGTCTACTTCCGGTATTTCTTCCAGAATCTCATCTTTATAACGCTCTGCCATGCACCCCGTCACGATCAGTGCTTTTACTTTTCCTTCTTTTTTCAGTTCTGCCATCTCTAGGATATTCTGAATACTTTCTTCCTTGGCATCATGAATAAAGCAGCAGGTATTGATCACGATAATATCCGCTTCCTGCTCATCATCTGTCATCTCATATCCTTTGGATGCCAGTAATCCCAGCATAACCTCTGTATCAACCAGGTTTTTGTCGCATCCCAGAGAGATAAAAAGTATCTTCATATAAATCTGTAACCTCCATGATGTATCTATTTTTTATTTTCACATCTGCGTTCTGCGTAAAAAGAGCAGATACATTTTTCGCATCTGCCCCCGACCTTCTTACTCTTCTTCCTCCGCATTCTCAGCCATGATCTTTAATTTACCTTCATTCAGCTCTTCAATCGCTATTGAAAGTGGTTTATCTCCATTCTTAGCAGGAACTAATGGAAGCTCTCCGGCGATCAACTGTCTTGCTCTTTTGGATGTAGCCATTACGATAGAATAACGGCTGTTGACGATCTTGGATTCTCCCTCTTCAACGTCTTTGTTCACGACCTTCATCAGGTCTGTATAAGATGGATGCAGCATATTTATTTTTCTCCTTTCAAACTGTTCAGATCTTCTTTGATCTTTTCCATAAATCCTGTATTTCTGGTACTACGGTGATGCTCGCCACGGATAATCTGATGAACCTCCTCCACACAGGTGTCCAGATCATCATTCACGATCAGATAATCGTATTGATCCATTCCTTCTGCTTCTTCACAGGCACGATCCATTCTTGACTCGATCACATCCAGCGTCTCTGTTCCCCTTCCGACCAGACGGCTTCTCAGCTCTTGTGCTGTCGGCGGAGTGATGAATAAAAGCAACGTATCCGGGAAAGCCTTTTTTACTTTCAATGCCCCCTGAATCTCAATCTCCAGGATCACATCCTTTCCGGATTCCAACTGCCTTTCTACATAATCACGCGGAGTGCCGTAGTAATTTTCCACATATTTAGCATACTCTATCAGTTCGCTGTTGGCAATCATTTTTTCAAATTCCTCTTTTGAAATGAAAAAATACTCTTTCCCATCTGTCTCGCCTTCTCTTGGCTGCCTGGTGGTTGCCGAAATAGAAAGTGCATAATTCTCAGGATATTTTTTCATAAGAGCTTTCATCAGAGTTCCTTTCCCTGAACCCGAAAATCCTGATACAACGATCAATATACCTTTTTTGTCCATAATCCCGTTCCTCTTTTTCTCAAACTACTCTATATTCTGGATCTGCTCCCTGATCTTCTCAATCTCAGTCTTCAGTTCGATTGCTAGATTCGATACTTCCAGATCATTGGCTTTGGAAAGAATCGTATTCGCCTCACGGTTCATCTCCTGTGCAATAAAATCAAGTTTCCTTCCGATTCCTTCCTTTTCTTCCAAAGTCGACCTCATATGCTGAATGTGGCTTTTCAGTCTCACTACCTCTTCATCGGTACAGATCTTATCTGCAAATAAAATTACCTCTGCTGCGATCCTGCTTTCATCGATCTGCACATCTTCCAGAAGCTCTTTCACCTTTGCCTCCAGCTTTGCACGATACTCTGCAACGATCTGCGGAGAACGCTCTTCCACTTTTCCTACCTGACATTCAAGATAAGACAGTTTTTCAAGAAGATCCTTTTTCAGATTCTCGCCTTCTGCTGTCCTGGTTTCAACAAACTGACGGAATGCTCCCTCTAATGCTTCTTTCAGTCCATTCCACAATTTATCCT
This region includes:
- a CDS encoding CinA family protein: MYLEWYLKEQAAGEKTLEETVVELLAEKGFHITTAESCTGGMIAGTLVNVAGASEVLNEGYVTYSNEAKERLVRVSHQTLGQFGAVSEQTAREMAEGAARAAKAEAALSATGIAGPGGGTAEKPVGLVYIGCYLNGKTTVKECRFTGNRMENRLHTVETALEILKERLLTEE
- a CDS encoding iron-sulfur cluster assembly scaffold protein; translation: MIYSHEVEMMCPVAQGVNHGAAPIPEEAKWVKAKEIKDISGLTHGVGWCAPQQGTCKLTLNVKDGIIQEALVETIGCSGMTHSAAMASEILPGRTLLEALNTDLVCDAINTAMRELFLQIVYGRTQSAFSEDGLPIGAGLEDLGKGLRSQVGTMYGTLKKGPRYLEMTDGYVTGIALNEDDEIIGYQFVNFGKMMDFIKAGDEPAVALEKAKGQYGRVDDAVKIIDPRKE
- the rimO gene encoding 30S ribosomal protein S12 methylthiotransferase RimO, with translation MKILFISLGCDKNLVDTEVMLGLLASKGYEMTDDEQEADIIVINTCCFIHDAKEESIQNILEMAELKKEGKVKALIVTGCMAERYKDEILEEIPEVDEVLGTTAYDKILDAVDAALEGNQEVILSDIDALPLPETKRLVTTGGHFAYLKIAEGCDKHCTYCIIPKVRGNYRSVPMERLVNEARELAEQGVKELILVAQETTLYGKDLYGEKSLHKLVKELCNISGIRWIRILYCYPEEITDELIQVMKEEPKVCHYLDLPIQHANDTILKRMGRRTTKQELVHIVEKLRSEIPDICLRTTLITGFPGETAEQHEELMQFVDEMEFDRLGVFTYSPEEDTPAAGMPEQIEEEVKEDRQAEIMELQQEIAFDKAEDMIGREVLVMIEGKVADENAYVGRTYRDAPNVDGLIFINTDEELLSGDFARVKVTGALDYDLIGELL
- the rpoZ gene encoding DNA-directed RNA polymerase subunit omega; the encoded protein is MLHPSYTDLMKVVNKDVEEGESKIVNSRYSIVMATSKRARQLIAGELPLVPAKNGDKPLSIAIEELNEGKLKIMAENAEEEE
- a CDS encoding YicC/YloC family endoribonuclease; protein product: MIKSMTGFGRCEVQKENRKFTVELKSVNHRYLDVNIRMPKKLNFFETSIRTLLKSYASRGKVDIFITYEDASQSQVSVRYHAGIAGEYLKYLQQMETEFGLENDIRVSSLARFPEVFTMEEQAEDEDKLWNGLKEALEGAFRQFVETRTAEGENLKKDLLEKLSYLECQVGKVEERSPQIVAEYRAKLEAKVKELLEDVQIDESRIAAEVILFADKICTDEEVVRLKSHIQHMRSTLEEKEGIGRKLDFIAQEMNREANTILSKANDLEVSNLAIELKTEIEKIREQIQNIE
- the pgsA gene encoding CDP-diacylglycerol--glycerol-3-phosphate 3-phosphatidyltransferase encodes the protein MNLPNKLTVLRVIMVPFFVFFMLTDVGGAANKWIALAIFVIASLTDMLDGKIARKYNLVTNFGKFMDPLADKLLVCSAMICLIPSGKLPTAIVIVIIAREFIISGFRLVASDNGIVIAANYWGKFKTVSQMAMIIVLIADLGGAFDLIGQILIWLALALTIISLIDYVWTNRQVLTQGGM
- the gmk gene encoding guanylate kinase; amino-acid sequence: MDKKGILIVVSGFSGSGKGTLMKALMKKYPENYALSISATTRQPREGETDGKEYFFISKEEFEKMIANSELIEYAKYVENYYGTPRDYVERQLESGKDVILEIEIQGALKVKKAFPDTLLLFITPPTAQELRSRLVGRGTETLDVIESRMDRACEEAEGMDQYDYLIVNDDLDTCVEEVHQIIRGEHHRSTRNTGFMEKIKEDLNSLKGEK
- a CDS encoding GGGtGRT protein — its product is MALFESYERREKQILAKLAEYGINSIEEAAEVTKAAGLDVYKMIEGIQPICFENAKWAYTVGAAIAIKKGCTKAADAAAAIGEGLQSFCIPGSVADQRKVGLGHGNLGKMLLEEDTECFAFLAGHESFAAAEGAIGIAEKANKVRKKPLRVILNGLGKDAAQIIARINGFTYVETELDYHTGELKEVFRKAYSDGLRAKVNCYGANDVVEGVKIMWKENVDVSITGNSTNPTRFQHPVAGTYKKERLEAGKKYFSVASGGGTGRTLHPDNMAAGPASYGMTDTMGRMHSDAQFAGSSSVPAHVEMMGLIGAGNNPMVGMTVAVAVAVEEAAKAGKF